Sequence from the Phragmites australis chromosome 6, lpPhrAust1.1, whole genome shotgun sequence genome:
TTATTGCGGAAGAACATATGAACTATCGTGGGGATGTTGGTCTCTGTTCTCACGATTCACTTGATGACAAAGCcaacgggaaaaaaaaaagaaaataacttgcCAAGCTAATACTACCTGATATTAACCTGACGGTTTCAGTAGTATGTCAAAATCGTAAATAACAATTTAGCAAGCAATAAGATAGTCTAATTGAGCCACTGAAAGTTGGCAAAAAAGAGAGGTTGAGCTTTGAGGCAATGGCAGGAAAGGATCTGTtcttttcttgctctttcttCCATCCATCCACGATCCATTCCATCCTCGCAACTGTTCATCAACACTTGCGTcagccaaaaaagaaaagatacacCTGCATGATGCCTCAATCATCAGAAAGCAGAAAAGGTGAAGAAATCACACACACGCCTCTTGCAGGTCGGTCGTGTGGCTCCATGTTAAGCCACATCTCGCCTTCCTCTTTCCGAATCACATCCTGACGGACACACGCATGCTGCGAGTGGACCGGAAAGTGTTACGAAACTTAACGAGGATGCAGCTTGCGAGGTTTACCGTAGCATGATTCGCTTGGACCggcctctgctgctgctgctggaaatCCTATCATATATTATTACCGTGTACATCTAATCTTTGTTATATGTAGAGATTAGAAGTAAATTTTTATGCTATTGTATCAGCTTAATGTAAtaatgagagttaataaaactttattttaaaaaaaaactagtagtACTATCACAAGTGTTTTTTCTTGTCAGAAAAATTCAGAATTGGCTCTGCTCCTGATACGTCAGTGTACACTACACTAGGCCGGTTGAGCGCTCTGCTTATGTCAGTGCTAAGTAAGATCTGGACCTACAcgaaacaaataaaattttcCGTGTACATATACCAGCTCAGTTCACAACCTGTGTTGTAGACTTATACCCTTGGGTTGGGTCACACACATTTAGTGAGCTACACCAGCATATCAACAGAGATCAGTAAGCCGAGTGACTGAACTTGTGCTAGCTAGGCGGCAATGGCGAGCAGGAGGCGGCAAAGTAGCAGGAGCGTCATGGCCGTGCCGACGCCGGTAGTTCTTGGAGTGGCAATGGTTGTCCTCGCCAGCAGCGTGACCGGCGCGCGCGGGCAGCTCAGGATGGGATTCTACGCCGAGAGCTGCCCCGCGGCGGAGCGGATCGTCGGCGACTACGTCCGGCAGCACGTCCGCCGCGTGcccaccgtcgccgccgcgctgcTCAGGCTGcacttccacgactgcttcgtcagGGTACGTACGTTCACGTGCATCCACCGCTCATCAGCATACACGCGCGCGTATGCATTGCATGCACTGTGTCAGTGCTGTGACCGTGCGTGCGTCTCAGGGTTGCGACGCGTCCGTCCTGCTCAACTCCACCGGCGGCAGCGTGGCCGAGAAGGACGCGCCGCCGAACCTGACGCTGCGCGGCTTCGGCTTCATCGACCGCGTCAAGAACCTCGTAGAGGATGCGTGCCCCGgcgtcgtctcctgcgccgacgtCCTCGCGCTGGCCGCCCGCGACGCGGTCGCCGCCATTGTACGCAATCTCACTGTGCTCGTTTTTGCTCGCTGAAGCTTGAGCTGACAATTGAGCGTGGCCTCTGCACATGGTGCTCGGACATGCAGGGCGGGCCGTCGTGGCGCGTGCCGACGGGGAGGAGGGACGGCACAGTGTCGAGCATGGAGGAGGCGCTCGACGAGATCCCCAAGCCGACGATGAGCTTCCCGGAAATCGCCGACTCGTTCGCCAGCAAAGGCCTCGGCGTGCGTGATCTCGTCTGGCTGTTAGGTACCTACGTGACAAATCTTCATACGACAGTGATGCACGCATGTTCGTGACACGTAACCGTGCGTAATTTACATGTAGTTCATGCTAATTAATTCACAAAGTtctgcaatatttttttttttgaaaaaaaggaggaaaaacCGGTTTGATTTCAACGAGGCATAAGAAGCAGAGAGGAAAACCAGTTTGATTTCAGCGAGGCATAAGAAGCAGAGAGGAGAAAGCCTGGTCCTGATCGCCCATTCCTTGTGTGTCGAGTCGGCAGCAGTACATGCAAAAGGAGCACGAATAATTGTTGCTTTCGCCGCCCGTCTTAAACCGATCGCCGGATTCCTCGAGCGAAATAATCCAAATTTACTTTCAGCTCCGAGTCACATATGCGTGCCAGCTTCCTGTCCTCTCCATGTGATTACATTCAGTGCAACTTCTGAAGTAGGCTGGCAAAAGATTTGCTCTCACTATGCATTTCTTGCTTGAGATTTTAGCATTCAGTGCCACATCTGAATTCGCATTCGTAATTCAGTTCGATTTTACATGGATTTCACACCAACCAGTTCGATTTTAGTAGGATTCTGCATGTTCCAAACAGCACCTGAATTGTGTGCGCTCTGTTCTGGTTACTGCATTTTAACTCGGCCACTTAAGTGCATTCTTTTCCTTAACTGTTCATCTGCAACTTAGCAATCAGCTATGAAAATCCTTAGAGACAGCCGGACAGGTGCTGTGATCTTTCATGCATTTCAGGGGTTGTGACTTGTGAATCCTGAGTTGTAGTCTTGTACGGTCACTCTGTTGTCGAGTCAACACTGATTTTTTTCCCACCGTCAAGAAACAACTTCGTACATTTATCACTCTGACTTATAGTTATTGACTTAAATGATCTCATATTTTATTGATATAAGTAGTATCATAATTAAAGATTCAATCTTTTAAATAGCAAACCATCAATTTATTGTGACATGTCAAACGCGTTTAATCCTATAATCAGGTGCGCACACGATCGGCATCGCCCACTGCTCGTCCTTCGCCGACCGCCTGTACGGCTACGCTGGCGCTGACAACGCCACCGACCCGTCCCTCGACGCCGCCTACGCCGCCAACCTGCGCGAGCGCAAGTGCCGGGCacacggcggcggcagcggcagcggcgagtACGCCGACGATGGCGTCGTGGAGATGGACCCGGGGAGCTTCCTGACGTTCGACCTGGGCTACTACCGCGCGGTGCTGAAGCACCAGGGCCTGTTCGGCTCCGACGCCTCGCTGCTCACCGACGCGGCGGCGCGGGCCGACGTCGCCGGCGTCGCGGCTGGCCCGGAGGAGGTGTTCTTCCAGGTGTTCGCGCGGTCCATGGCGAGGCTTGGGGCGGTGCAGGTCAAGACCGGCGCCGAGGGCGAGGTCAGGAGGAACTGCGCCGTCGTGAACGGCGGCTACAAGTGATTCTTCTTTTGGCATCCTTCTGGTGATTGCCAGTGGGTGATGTGATTTTGCTCTTGCATCTTAGTGATTTGTATTTGGcaaaatttcaatcaaatttttgTTATGCTTGCTCTTATTGTGTTTAGACCTCACATATCTTTCGAAGTTTCCATATGTTCGGGCACTGTCGTCATGTCTTTGCCCTATTTCATACAGATTTCGTTTTGCAAGCACttattctcatttttctttcctATTACAATCTAATAGCTTTTGCATTGGTTAGGTTGCCATGCTCCATCATCTACTTAGTCTGCAGACTGCAGCTTTCCATGTTGTCTTTCTAACTCCACGATCTTGAGCTACACAGTTCAAACCCAGTGCAGCGTAGCTCGTACCCTCATGTTCTGTTTCACTCTAATGACGTGATATACACATCATTGGCTTCGTCGGCATTTCTTGTCACTGCTAGAGGTTGTGATTCCACCATCAGCGATTTGTAGGCTATGTCTTGCTCTGCCGCCTGGCTGACAGCTACGAGGTCCAAGCCCGGTGCAACTGCGCCTGTACCCTCCCCTACCGATGATGTCGACAGTCGTATGGATCGATGAGCTTCTATTTTACGTTGCATCCGCCTCGGTCATTCGCTATTGGATATGTGGTCCGAGCTCATCTCCTGTTCAACACTACTACACTTTATGACATCCTTAGTATCAACATCTTCCCACCTGACACCGCACCTATCCCCTTTCACTGCTGTAGAGCGGACAACGACGTTGGCCAATCGAACCGTTAGTGTGTCTACATggtttgtgagggagagagaatatGTTATATTTTCTATGTGAGTGGACAAGTGGACAACGTCGTTGGCCAATCAAACCAGTATGTCTACGTCGTTCGTGAGGGAGAGAAaatatgttatatttttttacgTGAGtgaatgtttatttttttcacgATCTAAATAGATCGGTCATCTTATATTAGGCTGAATAGATCGGTCATTATCTTGTATCAGGCTGAATAGATTGGACATCATCTTGTATTTGGTCttacctctttttttttgttttctaccTCTCATATTGagctatgtttatttttttctctttctttcctaTTACATTTTACATCACAAGATCATTTGTATTGCAACTTTGATCTCCTAAATATATGCAAAGTGCAACGAACTTATACATTAATGAAATTATGTTGTTTTTTTGTCCCGATACTTGGCTTTATTTTTCTAATAATGGTAGAGGTGGGTAATAGAGAAGCAGAGACATGTGTATTTTTAGTTATTGTTTTTAATGGTTGTAGTTGGTAATTAATAAACAATAGGTATAGGGATACtttgctttattttttctttggttATCGTGGTAATTTTTAGACCTTGAGAACGAAGAAGAATGCTTCTTTTGTTAGCTAAttactaatataatagattaCATCAAAGCTGCCAGCAGCAACCAATTCACTCAAAAACTTatgttgataaaaaaaaatgctggTGATTTACTTCAGTCACGCAGGACACCAAGCCGTGCCTTTTACCCAGCTTTGCTTTTGATGCTCAGTGATAAACCAAACACTCGTAAGGGCATGACAGGAGCGGTAGCTCAATTGGCACGCTGACACAATTTACATGATGAGAAACAAGGCCTCCAACCCACAGGAGATGCAGAATCATCAAAGAGCCCACAGGAGATGCAGAATGGACAAACAAGGATTTTATACACGAaaggacaattttttttagaccaAAGGACAAATAAGTTGACGCTGTAGTTCAACTCCCAGCATGGACAACAAACCACAAGTACCCAAGGGTTGCATGAAACACATAGATTGTAAGGCTTAAAGGGAAATAATGCTCTAAACAATAGCCTTAGACCAAAGCAAATAGAACAAAAGCTGTTGTTCAGGGGCCCGATAGATCGAGGGATCTCATCCTCACATTGGTGCAGTTGATGACGAACACCGGGAAGGTCCCATTGAGATCATTGTTTGCTAGAGATAAAAACTTCAAATAGGACATAGGTGAGAACATAGAATATTCTGGGATGCTCAAGTAGTTCTCTAAATTAAGCATGACAATCACAGGAAGCTTGCTGAGTCGAGACGGTATGTCACCGTAAAATTAGTTGCTGCGATATGTTTACCGAGATGGTGCCGCTGAGATTGTTGTTGCGGAGGTTGAGCTTGCCGAGGTTAAGGAACGTGG
This genomic interval carries:
- the LOC133920706 gene encoding peroxidase 3-like, yielding MASRRRQSSRSVMAVPTPVVLGVAMVVLASSVTGARGQLRMGFYAESCPAAERIVGDYVRQHVRRVPTVAAALLRLHFHDCFVRGCDASVLLNSTGGSVAEKDAPPNLTLRGFGFIDRVKNLVEDACPGVVSCADVLALAARDAVAAIGGPSWRVPTGRRDGTVSSMEEALDEIPKPTMSFPEIADSFASKGLGVRDLVWLLGAHTIGIAHCSSFADRLYGYAGADNATDPSLDAAYAANLRERKCRAHGGGSGSGEYADDGVVEMDPGSFLTFDLGYYRAVLKHQGLFGSDASLLTDAAARADVAGVAAGPEEVFFQVFARSMARLGAVQVKTGAEGEVRRNCAVVNGGYK